GGGATCAAACTTTGCGCGCAAAAGTCCTCTTTTTTAGAGTGACTTCCGATCTGAGTAAGTCGGAAATTGAACGGAGTTTACGGGTGATAACGGATAACCGACCTCGGGATGGTTTTTCGCCACATCCTCGACCAAAACGCAAAGAAATTACGGGCATGCATGTTTTAATTTCTCAAAGTAGTCATCTAACTGATCTTTGTAATTGGATAACCAATGGCTTGCCCCGCACAAATGAGGATTGGTTTGCACAAGCGGTTCTGGTCAATGCGCTAAACCGGCTCTTGTTCATTCGGCTTCGAGACCAGAAAGGTTGGTGTTATTCGGTTGGCGTGAGTATTCCGGAATGGACATCACCGCCAATACTGCATTTTTGGGCTGATCCTCGCGATGTTTATACCCCTGAGCTTGTTCCCGAGATGTTTCGGTTGATTTACCATTGTTTGTCTGAGCCAGATTTTTGGGCGCAGGTGGAGAAAGGTCGCGAACGGCTCAAGCGGGCGTATCATTTGCAACTCGGTCCGCAGACCAGGCTCAGTCAGCAGGTGCGCTATGACCGCGATGGGGTGCCCGCTCTTTCTCTGGAGGAATACGAATCGGCTATTGATGGGGTGACAGAGGAGGATATTCGCCGCGTTTTCGAACTGATGTTAAACAGTCAGAACAAATTGCCATTGCTAATGCTTATTTACGGGAATGCTGACAGCATTAAGGCTGTATTGGATCACGAGGATATCAAGGCGAGGACAACGGTTTTTGATATTCAGACTCTGCTTAAATAATAATTTTCTTCTATACTCTTGACGTTGTTTTTGAAGTTGGGTATGTTTTATGTACAGCGGGTTGCCTCAGCATTTCTGTTTATTTCCTCCCTCCCGATAAATAGAGTGCTGTTGGCAGCCCGCTTTTTTTATTGACAGGGTTATTTTTGCATTTTATTTTGATTTTGTAGCAGAAGTATGACGCCTTTGAGGGTGTCGGGAGGGAGCCCTCAAAGGCTTTTTTTGTTTATAAATAAAAAGAGGCGCCGGTTGGGAGGGTATAACCAACGCCTCAAGGGATGTTGCATGGTACCGGATTAGACGCATTTGTACAGAAAAGAGTTCCAAGAAAGAGTAACGGCGTTGACTCAGCCGGGGTATAGGAGTCAACGCCGATATTTTTGCGACACGCTTTGTCGCATATTCTTTTACTTTTAAAGGCTGGAAAGGTTCCCGAATGGTGTGATTTTTTGTTGGCTCAAACGAGTTTTATCTTTGCGCATTATGGTATATATTGTTTGGTTCTCTAAAAGATATGATCAGGGAGAAGATATGCTGAATAAACAAATAGAACGCTGGGGGCTGTGGCTCGGTCCTGTGATTGGGGTGGGAGTTACAGTCTTTGGGGATCTCAAGCCGGGGCATCCGGAGGTTACACATACGGCTGGTGTGGCCTGCTGGATGGCTGTTTGGTGGATGACAGAGGCCGTGCCTTTGGCTGCGACGGCACTGTTGCCCGTGGTGCTGTTTCCCCTGCTGGGTATTATGAGCGGACAAGAGGTTGCGCCACTTTATTTGAATCATATTATTTTTTTGTTTGTCGGTGGTTTTATGGTGGCGTTGGGCATGCAACGCTGGAATTTACACCGGCGAATTGCCCTGCGCTTGCTGCTCCTTTTTGGGGGGTGTCCCCAGTGTATTCTGACGGGTTTTATGCTGGTGACGGCGTTTTTGTCCATGTGGATTTCCAATACGGCTACGACTATGATGATGGTGCCAATTGCGCTTGCAATTGTGGTCAGGATGGAAGAGCAGGGTGTGGCATCTGGTTCTTTTGGCACGGCGGTGTTTCTGGGGGTGGCTTATGCGGCTTCAATTGGTGGGAGCGCAACGCTTGTGGGTACGCCGACCAATTTGTCTTTTGTGAGGATTTTATCGATTCATTTTGCAGAGGTTCCCGAGATTTCATTTGCAATGTGGTTTGCTTTTGCTCTGCCTCTGGCATGTGTGATGCTCGTTTGTGCGTGGGGTGCGCTTTGTCTCGTTTTTGGCATTCGCGGTCACGGCGATGATATTGATCTGAGTGTGGTGCGCGCGCAATATGCCGAGTTGGGGCCGATGTCATTTGCCGAGAAGGTGGTGCTGGCCGATTTTGTGTTGTTGGCGCTGTTGTGGTTGTCGAGACGCCCCATTCAAATTGGCGATTGGACGCTGCCGGGCTGGTCTCAGTTTTTCGAGTCTGGCGGATTGATAACCGATGGATCGGTTGCTATGGCAATGGCTCTGATTTTATTTGTCGTGCCCGCGCGGGATGGCGCGAAATCCAGGGTGATGGATTGGCAAACGGCTGGCAATGTGCCCTGGCATATTGTGTTGCTGATTGGCGGTGGATTTGCTCTGGCAAGCGGGTTTAAGGAGTCGGGGTTGTCGCTCTGGTGCGCGCAGCAGTTGGAGGGTATGGGGCGCTTGCATCCTCTATTTTTGGTGGGTGGTTTGTGTGTGATGATGACTTTTTTGACAGAGTTGACTTCCAATACGGCAACGGCAGAGATGTTCCTTCCGGTTTTGGCGGCGTTATCTGTGGCGGTGGGTCTCAATCCATTGTTGCTGATGATTCCAGCCACGTTGTCGTGTTCTTGTGCGTTTATGTTGCCGGTAGCCACGCCGCCCAATGCAATTGTGTTTGGCACGGATAGAATTTCTATGCGCGATATGGCGCGCGTGGGCGTGGGGTTGAATTTGATAGGGGCTGTGATGATTACTGCTGCGATTGCTGTTGTTGGTCGCGTCGTACTGGGTATTGAACTCGGGGTGATGCCCGATTGGGCGAAGATTCAATAGGCGGGAGGTAGCGTCAATCCGCGACCTGCGACTCGCGGGTTGCAATGCGCGATAGTATTTCGCCATTGCGCGTGAGGTCTTGCGCCCTTACCATGCGCGCATAGAGTCCATCGCGGTCGATGAGGGAACTGTGGTTGCCCGTTTCGACCACGCGTCCCTCGTCGATTACAGCAATGGTGGGCGACCGACGCACGGTGGAGAGGCGATGGGCGATGACGAGGGTGGTGCGGTTTTGCGTGAGGCGATAAAGGGCTTCTTGAATAAGTGCCTCGGTTTCGACGTCAACAGAGGATGTGGCTTCATCAAGGATGAGAATGGGGGCGTCCTTAAGCAGTGCTCGAGCTATGGAGAGGCGTTGTTTTTCACCGCCGGATAAGCGCACGCCGCGTTCTCCAATCACGGTGTCATATCCTTTGGGCAAGTCGCGAATAAAGGCGTGGGCATTGGCTGCCTGGGCGGCTTCTCGTACTGTGCGTTCGTTTGCATCTGGACGACCAAAGATCAGATTTTCATATACTGTGCCGTGAAATAAGAAGACGTCTTGAAGGACTGAGGCGATGTTTTGGCGCACAAAGGAGAGGGGCAGGTCGCGCAAGTCATATCCGCCAATGCGAACCGCGCCCTGTTGGGGGTCATAAAAGCGGGGCAAGAGGTTGGCAAGGGTTGATTTGCCGGCTCCCGTAGGCCCGACGAGTGCGAGGATGTCTCCTTCGC
The genomic region above belongs to Gemmatimonadota bacterium and contains:
- a CDS encoding insulinase family protein, translated to MQNLDGVTVADVKRVAKQYLLDQPPRTFALISFEERASSRRVGLYVGVVWLLVGIGGYWYWRRRVIAVGLIAVLCNISAADAEIPNHKIYYVQDTRVPQTRLSMRYYTGGNLQETMDTRGLSFAFLRLINLALYREDKKEMDRLGAELWFNISNLYTTVNLTVFSENLDAALRHLKAMMEDLRFSEELLNRERARIIDKFEDYIDDHDVTETLRHHLYKYDEDRRVGTRTALENLTAQDLQQFWDQTLRAKVLFFRVTSDLSKSEIERSLRVITDNRPRDGFSPHPRPKRKEITGMHVLISQSSHLTDLCNWITNGLPRTNEDWFAQAVLVNALNRLLFIRLRDQKGWCYSVGVSIPEWTSPPILHFWADPRDVYTPELVPEMFRLIYHCLSEPDFWAQVEKGRERLKRAYHLQLGPQTRLSQQVRYDRDGVPALSLEEYESAIDGVTEEDIRRVFELMLNSQNKLPLLMLIYGNADSIKAVLDHEDIKARTTVFDIQTLLK
- a CDS encoding DASS family sodium-coupled anion symporter — encoded protein: MLNKQIERWGLWLGPVIGVGVTVFGDLKPGHPEVTHTAGVACWMAVWWMTEAVPLAATALLPVVLFPLLGIMSGQEVAPLYLNHIIFLFVGGFMVALGMQRWNLHRRIALRLLLLFGGCPQCILTGFMLVTAFLSMWISNTATTMMMVPIALAIVVRMEEQGVASGSFGTAVFLGVAYAASIGGSATLVGTPTNLSFVRILSIHFAEVPEISFAMWFAFALPLACVMLVCAWGALCLVFGIRGHGDDIDLSVVRAQYAELGPMSFAEKVVLADFVLLALLWLSRRPIQIGDWTLPGWSQFFESGGLITDGSVAMAMALILFVVPARDGAKSRVMDWQTAGNVPWHIVLLIGGGFALASGFKESGLSLWCAQQLEGMGRLHPLFLVGGLCVMMTFLTELTSNTATAEMFLPVLAALSVAVGLNPLLLMIPATLSCSCAFMLPVATPPNAIVFGTDRISMRDMARVGVGLNLIGAVMITAAIAVVGRVVLGIELGVMPDWAKIQ